The region gtttgttttttattaagtttttctaCAAATAATATGaattttcataatatttttactaaataGTTTTAGCCATTCTGTGAATAATATTATTCATTCATAATTTGTCTTAAATTTCATTCGGCCTTGCAATACCTTTCCCCTTAATTTATAGTTAAAATAGGTAGTTAAGCGACATTGCAAAATGTTCCTTTAAAACAGGATGTAAGGAGCATttcctgaatatccattagtTAAagacgtttaaaaaaaacgaatttttTATAAGACAAGAACGAAAATTTTATGAAGACTTTTTAAACactttaaaatgtaatttatcTATTCGTATCGTTTACTGTtcattatttgaatttttgcgAAAGCTTtttatgtgtatttttttatataagtaAGCCGTAAAGATTTGGTCTTGCTTGTTTTGTCGCTATGAAATAGTTTAgcatcaatttttaaaaaacttgtttGAATCCGTTTTGGGGCCGTGTCAATATTTAGACCCAAGCTTGATAcgtttataaataataatactatttttttgaaattattcaaAGCTCTGAACCATATATTGAACCAAATTACGGAATAACACagtgcaacaaaaaaagaaaagttggaggaacttttgaagagacctagtaggaattgttcattaggtcgagtatagtataaaaccaagtttgaaatttttcatacaccctcaaaatcttgatttatttagaaaaaacggtaataagcgcgtaattttaaaccgatttcaaaattgttgaagttataacgattttcccaaaacaagtcagtgcaattttactagcgctccggagtaaaagtgtgtaaaaGAAAGGGATTATGGAAATGGCACGGCACACTATTGCTCCGAAACGCTATGAAGATtggactgacttgttttgggaaaagcgttataacttaaacaattttcataatttcgaaatgaaattgttctcgttttattcagaattaacgagacaatattaatatgtatcaaaattttttaccatttcttggaagttgtaccgaaaaaatgtcGTCAAAGttcgaaaaacacgacaaaaattcaaaaatgtcagtttcttgctaaaaattgtatcctttttggtaaaataaattaaagatctatttttttttttcaaatttttttaagagcaatacacttttgaaaaaccgttttttcgaaataaatcaagatttgagggtgtatgaaaaatttcaaacatggttttatactatactcgatctaatgaacaattcctactaggtctcttcaaaagttccaaatcactgtcgcactgtgtaatttttaaattttacttaGAGCTGTCTCCCGGTGATGACTTCGCTGTTTAGAACCTGAGCCTTTGCAGGAGAATTGCCTGACACATAATCCGCCATTATGTCTGCGCTGAGGATTCCTCCTTCACTGACTCTGAACACTCCCCCGACCATGACTCTGCTGAAAAAAGTCTCAGCCTTATTATGCTGATAATATGCACGATAATGATGCTGATCATTAtcgtgatcagcatcaacagccaaGTCGATaagccatgtccgtctgtccgtccgtatGAAGGCTTGGATCTCAGaaaatataagagatagagatataggatttggcatagaacgcagttcaagtttgttttaatttttttttttttttttgatgccaaactatttaTTTAGTAAATATCTATCTggaaatcaaatatatatggGGCGATATACCCATATGCAGAGTTTAACCCTGTCCCATATAAACGGGCTAAACTTTTAAGCCCGTGGATTTCGAAGACTTTTAGAGATAGAATTATCAGATTTGGAACTTGGAATCGAATGGTATCTGCGCAGATCAAGTTTGGGTCAAAAATTTCGCACGCCCCCTCCCGCCCTCAAGGGACATATCTGGTAGTAGCCTGTTccttttatgtttttggaaaatgttttgatgccaaactgttcCAAACACTGCCAAAATGGCTTATCTACACcaacaaaaatcaaagcaGCCAATTAtcaatcggataatttttagaggagttataGACTTTATAGTCTGCTTGCCTACTGAATCAATAGTACCGCCGCAGGGGGGCtgaagttgttgttttgcccatgcgaaaaagtatgcaacaaaaatttgttggtGAGAATCCAAAccattaaagtttaaacaatataaaggttagttaaattttaggTAGAAGAGATAAGAActgggtataatatagtcggaacactgattaataaaaataaaattcggagttatttgaaaaatataagataTAGGTTCTAGTTGTATTTTATAAAAcgctttatttaaatttgattgcatttaaattttattcattttcgTTTGTAAACGAAACCATTCTTACCTCGGAGAAAAAGAGTTTTCCCGTCAACAGAACCtgaatttgcataatttggctgcaacagcaactgtCACTTGGCATTAGCATTAGTGGTGAATATTTTGGGCTTAATTGCTGTTGGATTCAAAGTCGCTGTTGCTGAAAAAAACAGCAAGTCAGAAAAAAACAGCACCCACAATTCCGGCAAACCGGAGGCCAAGACCGGAGACCCAGACTAGAGCTTGTTTATGGCGCTTGGCGTACAGTCTATGCATTATTTATGAGCGTTTCTGGCGCGTGGCCAATGCAAAAATATGCTCGCTCGAAGAGTTAACAGGGTTAAAGGGAAGAATGAAGGAGTAATAGGACTCAACTACGCCACgacttaaatttaaatgtataTCCATAAGATGCATTGTtcaatataaacaaatatgcAACCAATGGCAATACTCATTCTTCGCTAGATCTTTTAACAAATCTAACATTGTCCTCTGACCCTAATGACTCTAATTAGCATACAAagtaaaagtgaaaatccagcCATTTAATTATGCATGGAGCCACATTTAAGTGGTCGCACCCCAATTAAACGTCGAATGACATTTATTTGATGCCATGCACAGTCGGGCAATTCAATTTGGGCCATCGAGTTAATCGGAAACTTGAAATGACAGATCAAATTTGTAGCCtaatttgcattaaaaccGTCCGCGCGCCTCCCCGCCCAGGCCGACGGAAGTCAAAAGTAATTTCATTTCGATGGCTGCAAATGCGAAAATGTGCGAATGTGTGTGCGTAATTAAGTTTAGACAGCTTTTCGGAGAAGGGAAAGCTGATACAGCGTGGCGCAGTGAATAATGATTTTCAATGATTTGCCTCTTTTATGGTTGTGACAATGAAGCCACCTTTCTCTTTTCCAGACTATAGGGCGATAGTGTGCCATTCGATGGAGGTCATTTGATATCCTTGTCGTCCAGCAATCCAAGAAAGCCACGTCCCATATcccataaaatatatgtatttgctATAATTTgctataattttaaatttagtttgAGGTGTCATCTGAAAGTGGAAGAATGCCAGATTTTTAAGATCCTAATTCATTTATTGATAACCtctgtaaaatattaaaatttcataattattttttatcaaattaaatACGGTTTcaagttttcaattttatagcaGTTTCTTATTGAGTATCAGAAAATCCATTGTAACAAagcacattaaaaaaaaattatgttaaaTACATACATTCTAGATCAGCATTAACATGTGAAAATTAAAGATGAGTTGCTTAGTGGGTGGACGTTGAGCTGGAAAATTATTTACCACTTGGGATTCGGGTCAAAGACTACCGACCTGGTCACAACTGGTCAAACAGAAATGAGTATGGCGGAGTTGACTATAAATAGGCGTCGCATATAACAACTGCAACATAGCTGCGTCGTAGTCCACATAAGTTTCCCACCATGGATATTTCAGTGTTGCGGCTTTACCTCCTTCTGGTCAGCGTCTTACTGCTGTATTTAGTGCCGACAGTGAAATCGACCTTCCTGCTGTGGGCCTGCATCTTCCGCCTAGATATATGCCCTTTTAGAACCACAACTACGACATCCTAAAAATAGTTTAAGTTTGTGTCACTAGACGACAATTGTTGCTTAATTTTCCCCTGACGACCGAACTATAAATAAATGGAAACCGTTCTGAGTCCACTTAATTGACATTCGGCCCCGGTATAAGCCATAACTCGATACATCACCGGTTGTAACAGAAGTCCTTCTTGCTTCCTTGCCCTTTGCTCTGGTTTCCGCTTGGTCAACTGCTTAAGTAAGAGCCGAACTTGCTGGCAGAGTGGAAAGTTTGTCATTAGTCACTGGCGCTAATTAAGTGCAAAGCGCGTTCGCCGGCGGCTTTCACTTTCTGGGCTGGCACTACGTGTCCGGGTTACATAATCAGGGAGGCCAACTTGGCCACCGAAAGGAATCGGACGCAATAAAGGATTTGCCCAGCCACTCAATGAGAGTAAATGGCTCAAATCGGGAATCTTCGCATTGAATTACCTCAATCATAGCTCGAATATGTAAAAGCTTAGGTCATTGAAAGCTAAAATATAGGCCTGGACTGCGTTTACAAAATGCTATCATCTGTGTAACCTTAAGTTATTGTTTGTTTGGTCGTAATAAATACATACTTTGTTAAATTTCATAGACCATCCACCCAAAATCAGTTCTTATGTTCATTACCTCATGAAAAAGTCGCCAGTAGACAgggattttcatttaaattaccATCTGCCAACGTAAGCCAACGTAACAAATTTATTCGCATTTGAACTTGGAATTAAGATTACACGATGGGCAGCTCCAAAAATGTGTAAAACAGCCATGTGACTTAAATGGAACAAATGAATTTTTCGGCTGCACCCCGCCATTCAAGACAAACACAAGGCACTCACTATggtaaatgaaaatttaatttacaaaaCACGAGGCAACCCCAGGACTTTTACAAAACGGCAAACGGAAAAAGCGAAAATCAATATGCGCCGCATCCACTTTCTCATTTGTCCTTCAAGGAAGCTGGACGGGCCGCCAACGCGTGCcgattgatttttaattagcATGGGGAGAGGAATAAATTAATGGAATCAACAATGGCAATGGAAAACAATGGCCAAGGTGCCCAGAAAGAAATTCGTTCTTTTGAAAAGCTCAACAGAAATAGAATTCAAACCACAAATGATTTACATTTAGAaggaaacaaataaaaagaagcAACCGGGGgaagaataaaattaaactaaactGGCCTAATACAATACAAGGAAATACGTTAGACAATGGCAAAGGTTTTGTGGATGAATGAGGAAGGATGCCCACCGCATAAATAGACTATATTTAATTCTTCAAGTCAACAATAGGGCATGTCGGCTACCTTATGCATTATCTTGAGAAATCGCTCGGCTTGGAAACTTACTAacccttttaatttttattaaagataatatttaatagaaataatttaatttaatagaaAGTACAGAACTTTTTCAACCTCGGAACTTTTTAATGTGATGTTCGATCATAACGAAAAAGGAACAAAAAGTTTGCCGAAATCTGGTCTAATATAACCGTTGCGGgttaaaatagaaaagaaaatgcACCCTAATTGTTATGTCACCGTGATTAGTGATAAGAACTTTaaatctttgcctttgaaacaAAGAATCAATACAGTATAGTGGTAAAAGGACATACTGCGAGAGTATAGACAAGCGATTTAGGTCCAATCAAAAAACTTACTTTTGTTGTCGCACCTTATGACCTGACTTCTCGCCGGATACCCGGGAACGTGCTCGGTTTTCCAATTTTGGGGacaatggtagcaaatcgatgtTAAGTCAACTTTAAGTGTTTGAAGAGGTGTAAAAATCCAAGGCGTGCAATTGCGGCAATTGCTAAGAGGCGCCACAATGTTGCAAGCTGTCGTCGGCAAGCCGTGTCAAAGTTTCCGTTGCGTTCCCAAATGACTTTTTGCTTGTCTTGTCACTCCATTGGCAGACAGGAGTCTGCGGGTGGAGAGTTTGGCGCGTGTGTGCACCCCCTACGAAGAGGTGGGCAGCCGGGGCGTAGCACCTTCTTTCCGACACTGTTTGACTTGTCGGAATTGTAATTCAAATTTACGGAGCACAAACAGCGGGAATAtggcaattaattaaatatcgCTCATACGTCAGGTAGTGCAGGTTGAGCGTCTGCGAGCGTGGGTGCCTTTAGTTGGCAAAACGGTTGCGTGCAACACGTGGCATGTGGGTAATGGGATTTTAGCGTGCCGAATTAAAGGCCGCTCTTGGTCGTTTGCCAACGTGGGAAGAAATTGTAAATACTTTGAGCAGAGAAAGCATGTGGAAAAGAGTATCTCTTGCCCACAAGTTCGGGGCTAGAATTTAGACTAAGTAGAAATCAAATTAAGCAGCAGCTATCGTCGACTCAAGACCTCCTACGCCGCGAAATAGTGGGTGCAAATGACTTGACAATTATCTGTTCAATTTTTGGCCCCCCAATATAGACCTTTTGGGCCCCGCCACAAAGAGCCTTGACGGAATTAAGTTGAAATACTATTTTATTCGGTGTGGAAAGGGGGTTTAACTACGATACATCGCTATCATTGAAAATCATCCTGATGAGGTGGTGTTGAAGGGGCACAGCGGGGACCTCAGCAGGCATGCCAGCAGGAGGAAGCAACCATCGGCAGAGGGTGCCATGAACATCATGATTAGGGCCAGCAGCACCAGGTAGAAACACACTGTGGTGGCAATCATCTCCACTGATCTTCGTTTTGCTCTCCAAGGTCCGGGGAAGGTCTACCGGTTTTTATATTGCAAGCACCGCAGCCAGTTAAGTGTAATGCCATTTTCCAGATGTCTAATGTCAACAGGCGCATTCCTTGCACAATGATCTACAGAAAAGCTGTACATATTTGTCAAGCTTAGCTAATAATTGATTGCAAAGTATATTAGCCCAGAGTGTTGACGTATCTAGGGAGCTCACAGGTTCTATTTACCTACAAGATTGGATCTTTTAGGCCTCGGAGCGATAAGGCTGTCAAAGTCTATTGTAACTTTGATATTCTGTTCCTAATATCCACCTATTGAAATAGACAAAAGATGGTTAAGGTAAGACCAAAATTCTTTAAAAGTACCAAGAATTCATGTATTTTCCAGTTTAGACCTTATAACTTAAGCCATCTGTAGGAGGAACAGGCCGTCAGTTCTAAGAACACTCCAGACAGTCTCAAATACGTTTTTAACAATGACCAAAATAGACTCTATAAATAAAAGCTAAAAGCATTTTGAGCAGCCCGAAACGAACCTAATTTTCCATTCAGACCAAGAAATAAAATCGCCCATGAATGAAATACTCAGTGGGCCACATAATAGGCTATGCGCATGTCCCAGCTCGCGCACATGGTGGAAGCCATTGTCGAGTGTGGAACGCGCGTTTGCCGCGCTTTTTGAAAGCCTTGTGTACGTGTGGATTTCGTGCGAGCGCCGACTAGGCCGTGAGCTTCGCTAGCTTGGCCAAATTAGTCCTTTGCACGGATTCCCCAGAACCGGTCGTGGTCGCTCGCTCACAGTCTCCGTTGTCCGCCGGTCGGTAGTTCTGAAAcggaaattcaaaaataccagAATTGCTAGGATTCCAAATTCGCAAAGAAAACTTGCATAATTCAAATTAACATTAGTCATATCAACAGCTTCCGCTGCTGCAAGTGTTTTTGAAGACGTCTGTACGGGGCACTCAGCGCTCGCCttttgatttataaaaaaataacaatttgaGAACAATTGCTATTGTCTGGCATATAGAGCCCTCTGTTCTCCGGGTCGCTACATTATTTTCAGCCCTCTGACTGGTGAGTAATTGGATTGCGAAAAGTTGGGTGTATGTGCAGTCAATTGTTAGTTTTAAAATACTTCACAATTATTTTAAGctcacattttttttccaaaatgggACAAAAAATGGTAAGCAAAataagtaaaattaaaaaaattggatttccatttttaaaaatttgttttatttacaatcgaaaaacattttttttttaagttattaaacTTTAAGTTTTGCGGCTCGCCTTGAAATATAGCTTTCCAAAGAAAAtactataactttggtatgttaTTAGGTATTAAGATTAGAAGCCTAAAACTTCTAGAGTGATGCAATAAggattaaatatatttaaaaggatttaTTGGCTTTGGCTCAGTCAACTTTTCTTATTCTCTTGCGCTGTTTATATGGAAACGTGTGAAAAGAATGTGAAAAAGTGAAAGTCTTCTCCAAAGAAAAATCTTTCAATTACAATCGTCTAATTACAAGGGaagttattaaattaaattttgctgTAAGCGCATTGTACTTTCCTCCTTATCGTTCCCCTTTCACTTTGTTTATAAGAAATAACAAAAGGGTAAAAGTTCAGTCCCTTCAGACCTACATGTAAacgcaatttttaattatgtcGAGGGAAAAGCAACagagtttattttaatgtacAGAAAGTTTGACAAAATTaacttgaaaacttttaagGAAGGTCAGATtagtataattattttatggtATTGTTGTACATTTGTGATTAGTCCAAGCAAGCgtttttttctcatttaattctgcataaatattctttttgtTAAGATACCAGACATGGACTTTATATTTGTCCTTTGTACTATACTTTCTTGTTTCCAAGCTCAGTTCTGGCCAGATAATTATAGCATAATTTACTTTAGGAGGTTCATGGGGCAAGAAGAACTCAGACGCGGTCAGTGAACACGGTCATCATGGAAATATTGAAACCTCTCTTCAGGCGTTCGTCCGTGCGCTAGAATTTCCGATATTAGGCCAGCGGGGCTTCGAATCTAATTAACGTCGTGTGGTCTGGGCCCCTGACATGGAGACAGAGAAACATTAAAGCTAATCCTCGGGAAGTTTCCATAACTTTGTGGCTGGCACGCAGCTTCAAAAGCGAGAAAACACCCAACGAGAGGGCGCCTCGTAGGCTTAGACCCGCCTTCCCAGCCCGACTCTATTCGCATCCTGTCAGTGTCACATCAGCGCAGTGATTTTCCAAATGATCGGATGGTGATGGTGGCCCAAAAATTAGCATAAGTCAATCAAATCAGTCCCATCCGCCACCCAGCACGTAGCGGCTCCATCAGCGCAGATCAGATCAAATTTGTCACTCTCGAGATGGCCCATAAGGTGCGGCAGGGTTATCCCATGACTGAAAGGATGAATGGCTAATTAGCTTCACAATCAGCCGTAAATATTTAAGACCGAAGCTGCAATAACAAATTTACCTCATTAGTGCTTATACTCGCCAGTTTTCCTGCGATGGCTCCTTTTGTCTcttcaattgttttttttatagctacaGAGTGGCTCTTATTTAACGCAAAAAAGTTGCTATCCATGGGCGCATATGCAGGAACGCGGAGAGAATCGACTGGCTGGTACCCTCTTGCATCAGTCATGAGAAGACTCCTCCAAAAGCCACGTATTACAAGCGAAGTGGTAAGGTAACCGCCCTCAAACCGGTTATTACAACCCTTTTGCGGACCCCCCAACCCATCCCTTTCGGGAGCCAAAAAAGTTTTGCggttaataaaattgaaacgCGCGCCAGACGcacacactgcgtatacgcaatgtgtCCGCAGGGCCCTATTTGCTATCCTCCTGCACTTGACTTTCATAGGATTCCATAGCCCGGGCAGCTGGGAGAACTGGAAAAACTTGCTCATGTTTGACAAAACACTATGGTGGGTGGAAACTTTAAAAGCTGCCACTGGCAACTGTCAGTTGCAGGCCATCGGCCGCAGTGGCTGCAGATTATTTGCATTCGCTCCGATGACAGACGGCACATAACGCACGTCCTTTGACGATGAAGTGGTTAACTATAAACCGATCAGGACTCTGGTGGCTGTGATGGATTACGAGATGCAGCAAAAAACTCaatcgaaaaaatttaaaggcAGCTTAACGTAGGTGTTTGTTGTGTCATGTCAGGAGCTGTAAACAGATTCATGTCACGTCATAATCCGACATCTCTGCGGTCGAGGTTGCTCTCATTCCCGAGACTAGTTTAAACGAATTCCATTGGCTTTTGCGCAAGCCATGGCAACCATGACGACGGGCCTGTAGCTCCTTTATTTAACAttcgaaatttatttttccgtTTAATTGCCTGCAAATGAAAACACCAGTTCGCCAGGTGTGTGTTTGACTTTTGACAATTTTCAATCTTTCATCAGGAGagcaataataaataatgtttcatTTCCGAGCATGTGCCAGCCCGTGCTCGAATTGATATTTATGTGTGTAATATCCATTTATTCGCTCCTCTATTGCCTGTTGGCCTAAAGATGCGGCCCAGCCAATATTCGTTCGACGACTGATTTATTGATGGGAACATTAAATGTTGGCAGCATTCCAATCTTCTTATTGGGTTTTTCCCGGACCCGCCGGCCAACAGTATCCGCGTATCCGGGACTTAAGACGATAAAACTGAATGACAAGTTGAAATTTAAGTAGCCCCCGGATTGTTGTCCCTAGTTCCAATTACAGTCTCCAATTATGAACAGCTTTAAAGCCCTTGCTGGCCTCAGCTTTTCCGTTCTCCCAGTTTCCCAGACTCCCCGAAGGTGCGGGGGAATTAATTTGCCATATTAAACTGATTTATGTCGTAGCTGGATATTTATGGCACTGAAGGATCGTGGCCACGTCCGGGCTCTACTGCTCAGATTCCGAGTCGGGAATAATTATAGCGAGGTGTTGAGAGGCCTTTTACCACATGAATATGCAACGGCCCGGCACCTGGCTCATCCATTTCGCAATGGCGGGTTTTCATCATTCCTGCCTCGAGTCCTCTACGCCAGCTGTCGAATCACACCATTAGGAGCGCCTTCGAAGTCTTTTGACTCGAAGGCAGATGCGTCAATCGCTGGGTTCGCTTTGCTGCAGCGTGTTGCAGGGAAATGAAATTCGATTACGACTCCAGTCAGCCGTGCGGATGGTGAGCAATGCGTGACATAAATAGGAAATTAAATAAGGCAACGGATGATAAGCAGTCGGAGGAAAAGCTGGCGCTGGGGCCAACTTACTCATGGCCAAATCCCTTCTGACGAGCTATCAATTTCTGGCACTACGCATGGCAGGGATACCAGTTGCGGCGGCCTTCGTGTCCTTCACCCTGTCAACGTCGTGGTGGTGCCTGATTCGACTTGTGACAGGATGCCACTTTTCTATTGTCCTGCGACAGGACTCACCTGTCTGGGAACAGGTTATTACGCATTTCCCCTTCGCTTCGACTTCAATATGGCGTTTAATGTGTTCAACAATCATAAATTCACCGTGGGACGCCATTACCAAACCAGGTTAAAAACCTTGAAAAAGACTCTTGATATCGCAGGTGTGCTAAAATGATTATATTTATGGGCTATACATTGGCTATACCATTTACAATATTAGCTAGAAATTAGacagaaaaaggaaaatatttctttaaaaaagtgactatattttataaaaaataaaggaaaaatttaatatttcttttaacaatttttaaacgGGCAACAAAGGGAATCTACTTACTACGGAAATGAGAGCCAATACCCCACGGTGCAAGCTGGATTCTCTGAGATCATCGCTAATGCTTTTAACTTCACAAATCTCAGGGACACAGTGCAGGAATGATTTATGGAAAAAAGAGATTTATTCCGGAGGTCTTCAGTGTTGTAAGTTCTTTGTGTCATCGGCATTAACTAGTTAAAGATAGATGGTGATGCTAATTCGATGGCCAGCCTGAGGATGACTTAGGGGACTGGAAAACACTCTTTCAGACCTTGCTTTTAAGCTATGAAGGCTCGGAATAAAAGTGTAAACGAAAAGACAATTGTAAACAATCATTATCGACAGAAAGTAATTCAGATAAATATGTGtagatttaaaattactaCATGTTTCTAGAGACTTAAACCAGAAGTATGGCCAAATTCCTTTATCGCTTTAGTGACCGAAGGGGATTTGCAAACAAGTTACCCCATCTTTCATACTCGAAGATGAACAGGAGTCATTTATCATGAAATCGTTCTCTGGGTGACCTGCCTGCTGAGGTTGACTGGACACGGACCACAAAGGGCCATAAATAATTTCAAGGAACTGTGAAAGAAAGGCATTGGtatattgtgttttttatattGTGGGCGAACTCTCCTTGACAGGACAAAAGCCAGGGAacagaaaatgaaaataaaaagtcaAATAAAACGGAAAATGATTAACTTGTATAAAAAGACACATTCAATTTCAGGAGGGAGTGTTTtgaaaattggttttatatCTCCATAAGTTCGTTTTTTTCGGCAGCCTAATTTGATTTGGGTTAACCAAATTGGATTCATTCGGGTCCTCCGAGCGCGTGAGTGTAA is a window of Drosophila bipectinata strain 14024-0381.07 chromosome 2R, DbipHiC1v2, whole genome shotgun sequence DNA encoding:
- the LOC108130232 gene encoding uncharacterized protein; this translates as MIATTVCFYLVLLALIMMFMAPSADGCFLLLACLLRSPLCPFNTTSSG
- the LOC108130233 gene encoding uncharacterized protein, with amino-acid sequence MDISVLRLYLLLVSVLLLYLVPTVKSTFLLWACIFRLDICPFRTTTTTS